TACAACATTTTACTGCATTTAGCTTTTGGATACACATTTTTTGTCACCCAAAAGTAATTTCTACAGTGCTCTCATGTAATAGCAAGGTGCATTATTTTATTAAGGCTCTCAGTTACTTATCTGACTTTTTTTTTAGCCattagtcatctgactggtttaatgcggccacGAATTCTTTTCTTGTGCCATCACTTTCATCTCAGATTAACAATTGCAACCCACATCTtctattatttgctggacatattccCATCTCTTTCATCCTGTtgagtttttaccctctgcaattccctctggtaccatggaagcttTCGCTGCTGTTTCAACAGATGTCCTactgtcctgtcccttcttcttgtcattgttttccgtatgttcctttcctcgcaaaCTCTGTGGAGAATTACTCATTTCCTCCCTtaccagtccagctaattttcaacattcttctgtagcaccacagctcaaatgcttcgattcttttctgttcctgttttcccacagtccatgtctcagtgccagagctgtgctccaaacgtacaatctcagaaatttcttcctcaaattgagttcgatactactagacttctcttgggcaggaatgcccgtttttgcagtgctagtctgctttttacgtccttgcTCCGTCCTCCATGGGGAACATAGCTGCCACGTAGCAGAATTCTCTAACTTCGTCATCTTCCTGATCCCCAATTCCGATTTAAGTTCACCGctcttctcatttccgctacttttcGTTCCTTCCACCTGATGTCGATTTGCTCCCAGTTCGTACTCTGTACTCATGCCatacaacagatcctgtaattcttcttcactttcgccggaactgcaatgtcatcagtgaatcttatcactggcaTCCCTTCTGTGGTATCGCAGCCCGAGGAGGTCGAAAGCCCGCCATAATGCATGGTCCCAGACGACAGCCGCTAGGTGGCGCTCCTAATACCGTATTCGCCAGCGCTGCTGTCGCCGCCTCAGCCCACGGCACGGACCACGCTCCACGCGCCAGCGTATCGGCGCGCGCGACCGCGCTATAAAGCTAGCGCTGCAGGGGcacgtgtaacaacactaacgttatactattgtatatataataaatttttttcttctgaatttcattaaattagtataatcgaggttccgatttcatttcttttttgtttcatgacattatgttgaagaagctataaacaattttcgacgtaaattttaatatttatgttcaatttcaagtaAAGTTGTAATCGGAGGGAAGtgaaactaatgttgaaactacagtaagatgtgaaagttgtaattgtatgactggtccatacgtaggcaatgcattaggataagtagaatgtaaaacctttggtgaatacgctgtctgtaggggagcggtaaatggtggaggcaggcgagcgcgggaaaatgcacacgggcgcggtacggcataacgggctcagcagtagtagtcggagttgggcatcgatctgcgaaacacgtgctggatcgcggaggctctcctggaaaaagtggtttcgttgagcctcggatgcgctatttccgacgtctatacagcatggcaatattccataggcactaaatggaaaagaattgcgacgctatgaagaagtaaagtgacgatatttcatgagccattgctgtaattgtacgtgtgctttgtgcctcgccatctcgccgcctgccgactgcctcatcgatacgaacaggttgaaacttttagtactgtattcgtgtggaccagtgttatttttgctacatactgttcaataacaacttaaattttaccagaactgtcctatcaattaattatcctcacaactaacctagacagggtcctttccaaatgttgtgcaatccgagtatcccaagatgaagatttaaagtttatgttaataataattatctgcagacctatctatgttagaatgatgtttaaagaactttgttgttaatgaaatactggacgaataatataggtctgaccaagttggaagataatattgaaattggtttagtaatgaagtttatttaaattgagacgaaaataacggtagttaaatgagcaggaaataagacaaaaagagtggtaaatcatatattggaaatctacaatgcttaaggctctcaatgatcaaactttcactagagtgaccataacagtttcagggtcccccccccccttctcctttctttcttttctattcattttaatcctgaagtgtactgaactgctttgaccagtaaagttataaaacctaaatttatcagtgttttacccttcttaaaattgacattgtatgtgtgtttcaaaagtgctgtttctagggtaacctacgcccaatttcagtcggatcaatagacaaaacgctgtttgtagtaatcattatagtataatgttgtgtatttatagcttgtccaaattagtacagaaagtgaaaatattagttcagtagatttttctggttctaaagtttaccatataatgcagtattactacgtgttgttatgcttgtacgtacatccacttgtacaggaaaaaaactcacttaatgcctaattaggctggcgaccgtattattaacaattggtagcatctgctgtgtatgtttcttgtccgcccaaacgtgtagttgcactttagacttgcttgacgtatcattcttgttactgagtgggtgtaagtccgatttgcctccattcaggtacacgcggtcaacatatttacgaaaatcctttctgataaggtgaagcccgtcaacttaccatagtacaggctttaaagagttaacgtacgcgagagcgtagacgttacacacGGACCATGTAATATCATCAAACGAGTGTCCGCttttatgtccgcccccggtagctgactgggACCTCTTAAAAGTACCAGataattacaaaacatttttcctacAAGGTGGCGCAACAGGTATATTTTCAGCAGTTCCAATGAACCTCATGCCATCCGGTGGAAGTGCTGATTACATTGTGACTGGAAGCTGGTCAAGCAAAGCAGCTAAAGAGGCAGCCAAGTATGGAAAGGTGGATATGGTACTGCCAAAGATGATTGCGTACAACGACATCCCTAACCAATCTACATGGAAGCTCAGTCCAGATGCATCATATGTTTATTATTGTGCCAATGAGACAATACATGGTGTCGAATTCAGGTACATTCCAGACACAAAAGGTGTCCCACTTGTCTGTGATATGTCTTCAAACTTCCTTTCAGAAGAATTTGATGTGTCTAAGTTTGGGGTGGTATTTGCTTGTGCCCAGAAGAATGTTGGAACATCAGGAGTAACAGTGGTGATAATCCGTGAAGATCTCATAGGAAAGGCACAGCCAATAGTGCCAACAATCCTGGACGTCAAAATCAATGCACAGGACAATTCAGTGCACAAAATTCCGCAATGTATCCAATTTACATTATGGGACTCTACCTACAATGGATTAAGAAGCAAGGAGGGGCAGCAGCAATGGGTCAGCAAGCCCAGCAGAAGAGTCGCCGCGTCTACGAGGTCGTCAACAGCTCTGCTGGCTTCTACAGTCTGCCTGTTGCTGAACACTGCAGAAGCCGCATGAATGTGCCATTCAGAATAGCTGGTGGAGATGCAGCTTTGGagaagaaattcctggaaggtgctGAGGAGAGAGGCATGCAACAACTGAAGGGCCACAGGTCTATGGGTGGCATCCGGGCATCACTGTATAACGCGATCACCATGGATGAAGTAGAAGCCTTAATAAAGTACATGACTGACTTCCAGAAGGAGCATGCAAAAAAGTGAAAGCTACTCAAGACAGCTGACTGATACTATATGTGCACAATACCTTCCGATTTCATGCTGCGATATTTATATTTGAGATGGTGAAAGTTGCATCCAGATGTAACAAGGGCAGCTACAAGACTCATTTACGAAGTAAACGTGTTTGTGACGATCCATTACTTCCCGCTCTCTCTTATCCTTGAACCGAGTAACTGGTAATTTCAGCTCATTCCTTTGACTTTGTACAAGACAAGTGCAtcaaacttttgtatttttatttgcaTAGTCTGCAAGACAATAAAGCGAACAtgttacacttaaaaaaaaaaagtggtcagcgtgacagactgtcaatcttaaggtcccgggttcgattcctggctgggtcggagattttctcagctcgtggattgggtgttgtgttgtcgtaatcatcatcatttcatatccaacgacgcgcaagtcgccgaagtggcgtcaaatcgaaagaattgcacccggcgaacggtctgtccgacgggaggccctagtcacaagacattgttTTTTTAACATGATATATATATTTCAACTGCCGAGTTTAGCTCTATAAGCTGGCTACCCTAAACAAGTGTCTGATGTAGGTCGGTGGCAAGACTCTGTCATCCACGGAGCGTAAAACACTTATTCAGGCAGAGGCCCTAGACACAAAATCCTCATATATTTTCGCCTGTTTTTGCGTGAAAATTGTCAATAACTGCtacctattttttttttacaaaatcatctCTTATTGTCATCTTTTATGTATTTTAACCACCTTTAAATACAGGTTGTATCAAAAAGAAGCAGCCGATTCGGCACATCAATATTTCTTAAACTAACATACATATACTACGAATTTTGGTTTTCAATAAGCGAGAAGCTCAAAAAGAttcttttcataccttttcataggtgttcaatatgcccccttgagatgcacggcaatgTCAATGGGTATCCAAATTGTTCACACACTGCAGCGAACAtgccttgagttacagcttccacagctgctgttatgcgatgtctcagttcattcactgtagTTGGTAATGGAAGCACATTTTGTCACGGTTCGGcttcccccgtcgggggttcgagtcctccctcgggcatgagtgtgtgtctgttgtccttagcgtaagttagttcaagttagactaagtagcgcgtaagtttagggaccgatgacctcaggagtttggtcgcatagtccttaccacaaatttcctttcataaaccctcacaagaaataatcacaagcagtaagatctggtgaccttggaggccagtaatgcaaGGCTGAATCATTTAGTCCAGCGCGATCGATTcaccgttcagtaatcctttgatttaaaaattcccgcatttACAGCTGCAAGCGTGGCTGTGACCGATCCTGTTGGTAAATGgagtcattcgaatcagtctccaacggtggcaaaagaaagttctcaagcatatggaGATATGTTCTTCCTGTAACAGtgatctcggcaaagaaaaatggaccatacacttttttcccgtgaaactgcgcaaaacacattaaattttgcagAGTCGCTCTCATGCAATGCAACTTAATgtcgttgttccgtaccccatatcccacattatgacggttcacctttccatt
This genomic interval from Schistocerca cancellata isolate TAMUIC-IGC-003103 chromosome 3, iqSchCanc2.1, whole genome shotgun sequence contains the following:
- the LOC126175492 gene encoding LOW QUALITY PROTEIN: phosphoserine aminotransferase-like (The sequence of the model RefSeq protein was modified relative to this genomic sequence to represent the inferred CDS: inserted 1 base in 1 codon), with the protein product MVLNRCLTEEEILEELKEITDKVADDSEEADWDLLKVPDNYKTFFLQGGATGIFSAVPMNLMPSGGSADYIVTGSWSSKAAKEAAKYGKVDMVLPKMIAYNDIPNQSTWKLSPDASYVYYCANETIHGVEFRYIPDTKGVPLVCDMSSNFLSEEFDVSKFGVVFACAQKNVGTSGVTVVIIREDLIGKAQPIVPTILDVKINAQDNSVHKIPXMYPIYIMGLYLQWIKKQGGAAAMGQQAQQKSRRVYEVVNSSAGFYSLPVAEHCRSRMNVPFRIAGGDAALEKKFLEGAEERGMQQLKGHRSMGGIRASLYNAITMDEVEALIKYMTDFQKEHAKK